CTCACCGAGGGCGCGATCGAGGCGCTGCTCGACGTGGCCGGACCGGAGGCGCAGACCGCGCTGCTCGCTGTCGACCTGCGGCACCTGGGCGGCGCCGTCGCGCGTCCCGCAGAGCAGGGCGGCGCGCTCGACCACCTCGCCGGGCGGTTCCTTCTGTACGCGGTGGGCGTCGTCGCCGACCCGGCGCTCGTGCCGGTCATCGAGCGCGACCTGGCGACGCTGCGCGCAGCGCTGGAGCCGTGGACCGAGCCGATCGACTACGCCAACTTCCGCGAGGTGAAGGCGGACGCCACCCGCTTCTTCGGGCCGGAGACCCTCGACCGCCTCCGCGCGGTCAAGGCCCACTACGACCCGCAGGACGTCATCCGCACCGCGCACCCGCTCGGCTGACGAACCGCCGAGTACGCGGACTCTCCGCGTACTCGGCGGTTTCCGGCCGAATTCGCGCGTACTCGGCGGCCTCCGGGGGCGGGGATCAGGCCGTGGCGAAGGCGCCGTCGCGGGCCGCCTCCAGGAAGACCGCGTAGTCGGCCTCGGCCTGGTCGGCGTACGCCACCGACCAGCGCGTGACCGCGCGCACGAAGGCGTTGCCCCCGCCGAGGTAGCCGGCGATATACGCCGCCTTCGGCGACCGCGCATGCGCACGGGCGAGCACCGCCGCGCACACCCGCGCGTAGTCGTGGAACTGCGCCCTGTTCATCGCCGCGAGGTCGAACGACGCGTTCCGGTTGCGGAACAACCGCATGTAGAAGCGGAACCTCTCCGCCGTGAGATAGCCGAGGAACGGGTCGGAGACGGCCTGCAGGATGCGCTGGCACGCCACCACCCGGTAGCCCTGCTCGTCGGGCAGCAGCACAGGGTCGAGGTAGCCGGGCAGCGGCTGCACCCCGCCGAACCGTTCGACGACGGAGCTGGTCGCCTCCTTCAGCTGGAGGAGCAGCACCTCCTCGACCGGGCCGACCAGCGCGAGCACGAAGCATCGGGTGCCGACGCTGCCGACGCCGACCACCCGGCGGGCGATGTCGGCGATGCGCAGCTGCGAGAGCAGCAGGGCGACGTTGGGCGGCACGGTCAGCCGGTAGCGCTCGAACGCGAGCAGCGCCTCGTCGCGGAGCTCCGGCTCCAGCCGGGTGAGGATCGGCGGCTGTTCGACGAACCGGAAGTCCCCGTCGCCCCCGTCGGTGAGCACCCGGCGGGCGACGCGCTCGCTGGTGCGCTTCTGCGACGAGCGGACCACCTCCGCGATGAGGCGCTCCATGTCCTCGCTCAGCCGCCTCCGGCGCTCCTGCACCGACGTCGGCGTGAAGTACCGCTCCTGCAGGGGCAGCCGCAGGGCGCGGGCCAGCCAGTCGCGATAGACGCCCGCGGCGGCGGACACGGTGTCGCGGATGTGGTCGTCGGGCAGCCGCAGCGACCGGCCGGCGAGCACCACGCTCGTGAGCAGCCGCTTCACGTCCCACTCCCACGG
The sequence above is a segment of the Leifsonia williamsii genome. Coding sequences within it:
- a CDS encoding DUF2252 domain-containing protein, which gives rise to MSAQAVPANAESPLLEAELREAGHDRRADLPRSAHGDYSPPPGRDPIGILRAQHEQRLQNLIDLRVERMSADAFAFYRGTAAIQAADLAAGPVTGAEVVICGDAHLSNFGIYRSPERSMVFDINDFDEATVGPWEWDVKRLLTSVVLAGRSLRLPDDHIRDTVSAAAGVYRDWLARALRLPLQERYFTPTSVQERRRRLSEDMERLIAEVVRSSQKRTSERVARRVLTDGGDGDFRFVEQPPILTRLEPELRDEALLAFERYRLTVPPNVALLLSQLRIADIARRVVGVGSVGTRCFVLALVGPVEEVLLLQLKEATSSVVERFGGVQPLPGYLDPVLLPDEQGYRVVACQRILQAVSDPFLGYLTAERFRFYMRLFRNRNASFDLAAMNRAQFHDYARVCAAVLARAHARSPKAAYIAGYLGGGNAFVRAVTRWSVAYADQAEADYAVFLEAARDGAFATA